The Zingiber officinale cultivar Zhangliang chromosome 2A, Zo_v1.1, whole genome shotgun sequence genomic sequence ATCCCTCAAGATCTCCTCAGAGAACTgtcggttgatccgttcgggagacGTCTTACCtaggggagccttgccttttcatGCGTCCCGAACGGTCGCatcatctgaagaagatccccTCTTTTGATTcgcttgggctatctccgagggcatttggaatagagcccgatggaaggggatcggAGCGGGCGATGCCTCATCATGTGTGCCGGTCGGCAATCTAATTCTGCTCCTAGATAGAAATTTGCTCCGGGCTGTCCTCTTGTGCCACTCGGCCTCCTGCTGCCGACGTTGCTTGCTACGCATGCCGATCGGCTAATTCCttttgttgttgttgctcgactATTTTCTGCTCTCGGGCTTACATGAGCAAGTCGAGCTCTTCCTGGGTGAGTGTCATAGTGTGAAGTCGTCTAGTGTCTTCCATCTTCTCTGCTTGGATGCATGCTACGTTCCCACAGAcaacgccaaatatgatcctgtccgaaagtcgaggcgacggatgctggggatgtggcgctcctgctgACCGTGCGTAGACTCCGTCGGACCTGCAACCACAACTACATCAGTgccaagccagggaaggggtccccggcattagcccttcgacgctcaagtcagtcactgacgATGTATGGAAGTAGCTAAACACAGAAGTAATTGAATAGTAGCAGCAACAGTAGTGCACATACCTTCGCTGAAGCCTATACCCCCTTTATATAAAGCTCCTGtagcgcgcgtgcacgcttctcaaagctttccctgaaaagacgtgtcagtaaagtgtccctaacacaataccttaatgagccgagcatatctctgaagtgacagtggaagcttccgacCATGCCGCCGACCACGCCGCCTGTCAGCAGtgctagctcccaaaaggatgtcaccAGCTGGTGTGGTGTGTCTTTTACTGGGCCAAGCGGGACAGCCGCTCGGCTCGGTCTCTATTGTCTGTTCGACTAATGAGTCTGTTGCCtggtcgagcgggatagccgctcggccttTACTTCCACTGTACGCTTGATGAACTCGCTGCCTGACCGagcaggatagccgctcggccgtaaTATTGTTGTTCCTGTGTGGTTTGCTTGGTCGTAACTCCGCTCCGCCGTTCTACTCTGGGTATTGACGTGAGGTCGAGCAGGATAGTCGCTCGACCGCTTCTATGTATACTTGGCGTTTGTTCCTTTATTTAGCGTCAGATGCTCAGCTGATTGCCGAGCcaaaggtgatgtcggatcaGACCTTTCTCCACCCGGTCGGGCGACCATCTTGCCCGATCGGCTGATGACGTCAGCATGTTGAccgccttaactttgacctccaccgtgacaATAACCTTCCACAAGATGAACCCCTCCTTATCACCACATCATCTTTTATTGCGTATTTCAACCTCTCATGAGATAATAAAATGTTATTAGAAGAATTTGCTAAAATACGATCCTAGTCTTTAGGAAATCAAATCCACATTAGATATGGTCTAAATCAAACGAAGCATGTGGTAGTGCTCATTTAGAtccttggaagaaaaaataatataattaagttgtactgctatttttttttaaatcaacaccATAATAATTATACGTGAAAAAAAGAGAGATATTGCATaagagagaaggaaaaaaaaactttggGCAACCAAATAAGTGGTTCCTTAGTAATTATCATAGTATGATGTAGCCtttgataattttctaaatcTACTGGTGTCATTTGATAAATTTCAGTTAATTGTTTACATTTGTCTCCTGGTCCAATTACTTTTTCTAGACAAAGAGTCGTTGGAAGTTGGAAGACACTGTGTGGCTACCTCCGTTCAAAGATTAATTCGACCATGTCGCAGCCCCCTCAAACCTCAAAGGGAGTGGGAGGGGCCCACCCGGGAGTCAGTGGAGCCCACTCCCTTTATGAGGGGTAGGGGCAGTGTCGAATTAACCTCAGAGATGTTGTCTTGACTAAATGTGTGGCTTTGCGTTAAAGGTTTGTCGAGAGAAGAGAGACAAATCATTGGTCCACCGACACAACTAAATTCCAACGCAACTGACTTATTTTGCAACTGTTCTTTCCTCTTCGATCAAAGTTAACTTTTTGCATCACGTACTGATTGGGTAGGAGTGGGAATTCGAATTGATGATGCAGTTTAGAAGGGTCAGCAGCTGCAGACTTTCCATTTTCCTTCTCCATCTCCTCCTTGCTGGTTTCATCTCCCCCACCATCGAAGCTGGCAACCTCTTGATTCCAGGCCAACCTCTTTACGACGATGGAGCATCTTTGATCTCCTCCGATGGCCGCTTCGAACTGGGATTTTTCAGCCCTGCCGGCTCCGGCCGTCGCTACATCGGGATATGGTACCgcaacatctcacaaacacctgtGTGGGTCGCCAACCGTTTGCGCCCGATCGATGGTCGATCAGGACGCCTTTCGCTCTCTGGCGAAGGTATGCTTGTCATCGCCAGTAATAACTCGACCACCATCTGGTCCTCCTCGACTATGACCAGACTCACGAACCCCGAGGCGACGCTCTTCGACGACGGGAACTTCGCCGTCAGGGAGGCGGGCAACGATGAGCCCGACAGCTTTGCATGGCAGAGCTTCGACTTTCCGACCGACACACTCCTCCCCGGCATGAAGCTGGGCTGGGACCTTACCACCAGACTCAACCGCAACCTCACATCATGGGCGAGCGCCGACGACCCGTCGCCCGGTGACTACACCTTGGGCATTGACCTGCAAGGTGACCCCCAATTGTTCCTATGGTCTGGAACGCAGCAACGTCATTGGCGAGGGGGCCCATGGAACGGCCTTCATTTTAGTGGTGGACAAGGAATGAGTGATCCAAAACTTTTCAACGCAACGTTTGTGGTCGACCCTCACCAAGTCATCTACTCATTCAACCTTCTCCATCCTTCGACCATCTCAGTGTTGGTCATTGACCACTCGGGTGTGTTACAACGTCGTGTTTGGGTCGACGGCGCAAGGGCGTGGAATGTTACCTGGAACGTGCCAACGGATTCGTGCGACATGATGTCTATCTGCGGCGTCATTGCCGTCGGCAGTCCCAATGCTCCGCCCGTACAGATGTGTAGATGTCTACCAGGCTTTCTTGTAAATAACTCAGAGTCTTGGAAGCCAGGGAATACACCGTATGGTTGCTTGAGAAAATTTCCATCGAATTGTGGGAATGTGACAGATGTGTTCTTTCGAATGCCTGGTTCGAAGCTATCGGACACAACGACATCAGTAGTGATGGAAAGAAGATTGAGCCAAGACCAGTGCCACGAATCATGCTTGATGAATTGCTCTTGTACAGCCTGTGAAATCTCTAGCCTCGATGAAAGTGAGAGCGGGTGCATAATGTGGGTAGGCAATATCACTGATCTCAAATTATACAACAgtagtcttggaggagaagatttGTATATATATGTCAGGCTGATGGGAAGAAAAGATTTGCATGTCAGGCTGCTGGCGAATTCTAACCCCTCGATGCCACCTTATCTCGGACGTGAACCACCATTTACCGCAGTTGAACCGTCATCCAGTCGCGTACCACCAGCCAGTCCGGTTAGTCGCGGAGGTGAACCACCAGCTAGTCCGGTTAGTCGCGGAGGTGCCAGTCCGGTTAGTCGCGGAGGCGAACAACCGGGCAACACAAATCGGCCACAAGGTAAATCCAAACAACTTATAAGCAGTCCTGGCATAACATGCCAATGTCACCTGTGGTTCAAACTTTACACTCTCGTTGCATGGGAATCCCGATCGAAGATCTCCTGGACCACCTTTTTATGATCCAGAAAATGTCTCACTCCTATTTGTGGTTAGATCATGATCGCGATCCGATCGTAATTGGTTGCGATCTATTCTAGGGTTCATCGTCCCCATcatgttatagtttttgttcggagcgggcggCCAGAGGCCGCCTGGAGgcctccggtggtggataagtggccaGATTACTGGGCGCCGAGTGAAGGTGTCCTCCGGGCGCCTCCGGCCGCTCGCTCtcaacaaaaactataacctacTAGGGACGATGAACCCTAGAAGGGATCGCAACAAATTACGACCGGATCGCGACCACGATCCGACCACAAATAAGAGCGGCACATCTCTTGGACCATAAAAAGTGGTCTACGAAATCCTAGCTTGGGAATCCCCCACCCCTCACATTGAATGAGTGAACCGTGAGGCTCACTCGGGGTCAGTAGGGACCACCAGGGGTCAGTAGGGACCACCACACCAATGTGAGCGATGGGAACATTATCTGTACAGGTAGGGTGTAATTTTCCCCTTATCGGTTACCACCCACCGTAATGTTAAATTTTCCCTCTGTGGCCTACACAAGAGATGTCAATCATTCAAGGACGCTCTTAGAAAAATTTTCGTTAATGGCAATTTTACATCATGCTAAATATTAAAAGATTTTACAaatatttgtttttaatttttttttttatccgaACAGTCCAGACTTCAAATCAATCATCTGCGCGGAGTGGTCACTTAACTGCGATATATATTGGTGTTCCTGCAGCGTTGCTCATTTTTCTCCTAGTTTGCATTGCATGCTGTGTTTGCATTGCACGCTGTGTTGGCAGACGCAGGAAGAGAAGTATTATTGATACTATCTGCCTTCTGATTGCTTCTTCAATGCCATGACAGATCTTTGTCATTTCATGCAGAGAGCAGCGTTGTTAAAGAATTAGAAGAGAAGGATCTGGACTTGCCTTTGTTTGACTTGGACACAGTTTTAGCTGCGACAAATAATTTTTCAGCAGAGAACAAACTCGGTCAAGGTGGATTCGGTCCAGTGTACAAGGTATAATTAACCATGACTATGTAAGAATGTATATAGACCTAGAACACCGACAAAACAATGTGAAATATGATGATATATATTTCAGGGGAAGTTGGTTGATGGACAAGAGATAGCAGTAAAAAGACTATCCAAAACATCCACACAAGGCATCACTGAGTTCAAAAATGAAGTAGTGATAATTGCTAAGCTACAGCATCAAAACCTGGTTCGCCTTCTTGGTTGCTGCATTCAAAAAGGGGAGAGGATGCTAATCTACGAGTACATGCCCAACGGAAGTTTAGATGCATTCTTGTTCGGTTAGTTGCTCTTTTCTACTCACACAATATTGCCTTTTAATATTATCATACCTAGTCTCCTTCTAAAGCTTGCCTTTTATTGAAATTTAAATACAAAATGTTACCACCTAGCCACTTTTCACTTGAAATTTGTAAAATTCTCTCATGAAGCAAAGCGAATGTTGTTGGATTGGAAAACGCGATACAATATTATAGTCGGAATAGCTCGAGGCCTCCTTTATCTCCATCATGACTCAAGACTCAAAATCATCCATAGAGATTTGAAGACTAGTAATATTCTTCTTGACAAAGATAACATTCCTAAAATATCAGATTTTGGGTTGGCAAgaatatttggaggtgatgaacCGGAAATAAATACAAGAAAAGTCGTTGGAACATagtaagtattattttattttttatgatttaaattcattataaaaaatatctaattttgaagttaataatGCAGTGGATACATGTCTCCTGAATATGCAATGAATGGAACTTTCTCAATAAAATCAGACGTATTTAGTTTCGGTGTATTGCTACTTGAGATCGTTAGTGGCAAAAAGAACAGAGAAGTTTATAATTCAAACTACCTGAACCTTTTAGGGCACGTAAGTTTGAAAATAATGCTATTCACATTTGAAATTTGTGCTGATTAGTAACTACAATAATTGTATTTGTAGATATGGAGCTTGTGGAAAGAAGATAAAAGCTTACAAATCGCTGATGAATCAATTGACCATTCATTTTCAGTAGCTGAGGTCATGCGGTGCATAAAGATAGGTCTTTTATGCGTTCAAGAGCGACCACAAGATAGGCCGACAATGCCCTTGGTAGTTATTATGTTGGGTAGTGACAGTCCTATACCAGAACCTAAACAACCTGGTTTTGTTGCTGCTTTAGACTCATCTTATTCTTCAATAGGAATGCAATATCCGATATCCATCAACGATGCATCCAACACAACATTAGAAGGTAGGTAAGACATGAAAAGTGGAATGTGATGTGTGGTACAATCCAAATAGACATTTATCATTAGAGCTGTTTGTTAATGTAGGTAAGACATGAAAAGTGGAATGTGATGTGTGGTACAATCCAAATAGACATTTATCATTAGAGCTGTTTGTCGATTGTGATATACTCGTCTAGCCATTTGGTTGTGCATGAATAATTGTATGCTGAGTGTGTCAAGTTTTGTCATGCAAGTGTGGATCAAATTCAATAACTGAGAAAATTGGCAATAAGATTTATAGAAACCTGTAATGTTTATGATAACGTTTTGTGAGAGTTTAGCAAGGATATCACTAGGTTGAAAAACTTTACACGACAATTGAGCAAAGTAAGATAATGTTTTATGATGCTGTTATGCATCTTTGAAAGAATATTATTTACTAGACCATGAAAACTGCACCTTGTATATTTCATTAAGAGGAAGCCCCACTTTGTAATCGTAGTGTGATGATCTTACACAGGCATATCATAGAATTAACCCAATATCTATAGCTAGTGGCACAGGATTTTGAAAATTGTGAAATTTCTAATCTTGATTATGATTCCATTTTCGCAAACCTATATGATAATCATGCCAAATTCTGAGAACGTCATGATCGAGAGGAACGATATGGAGACCtcaattttttaattgatttactTGGATTTTATGGTACGTCACAAAAAGAagaatttattgattaaattaacgaagtgaagaaaattttttattataagaAAATGTCCGATCATGTGAAAGTGAAATTGATTATCATCAAATTCAAAGGTTGAGCCTCAGCGGGGTGGGAGCAGTTGCGACGAGCACATAATAGACAATGCAAGGCCAAGATCACTAATTGGGAGAAGACGAAAAAGATATTTAAGGTCACTTTATTTCCTTCGTTTACCCCCAAACTTTGTTCCAGCGCGCGACTTCATGATCATATGGGGGAGGTGGACAATGTGTCGAGCAAGCTGGCTAGAACAGGTTGAGCCATAGCAAACTGATAGTGGAGTCGTGCAAGTTGACGAGCAACCTACTACCTTCTTTCAAGAGGAGTACTACATGCGGTGGGAAGTAACTGGGCAAGACTATCTTTATGCTGGTCATTAATTATGAAAGTAACATCCCTACTAGTCCACAGACTTGCTGCCACTTGCCTACAAGAGGCTAATCACTTTGATTACCAGCAATACAATTTGTATCAAGAAAGGCCCATGAGCTttatatttgttggtgcaattaacaTTAATaatcaaacttagattttgatgtatgataaataattaaagttaaattatatGTGAATTAATgtatttaccaagtgtgtagagtAAAGAAATTGATGGGTCTAGAGAACCTAACACCAAACTAAAGTTCAATTAGATCAGGAAGACCTGCTAACTGCAGGAAGTACAGATAGGTCAAGAGAGGACCTGATATCTGGCAAGAATTTTAGTTGAGTCTGTAGGACATAACAATTGGCTGAAGTCCAAATGGAGATTCTGGCAAGAAGATATGGTGGATCAAACAAGAATCAAGTGATTCTATAAAtgataagtaaggtaagtcactgaaagagagagatctagtgagaaCGAGTCCCAGTGGA encodes the following:
- the LOC122040696 gene encoding G-type lectin S-receptor-like serine/threonine-protein kinase At4g27290 isoform X2, with translation MMQFRRVSSCRLSIFLLHLLLAGFISPTIEAGNLLIPGQPLYDDGASLISSDGRFELGFFSPAGSGRRYIGIWYRNISQTPVWVANRLRPIDGRSGRLSLSGEGMLVIASNNSTTIWSSSTMTRLTNPEATLFDDGNFAVREAGNDEPDSFAWQSFDFPTDTLLPGMKLGWDLTTRLNRNLTSWASADDPSPGDYTLGIDLQGDPQLFLWSGTQQRHWRGGPWNGLHFSGGQGMSDPKLFNATFVVDPHQVIYSFNLLHPSTISVLVIDHSGVLQRRVWVDGARAWNVTWNVPTDSCDMMSICGVIAVGSPNAPPVQMCRCLPGFLVNNSESWKPGNTPYGCLRKFPSNCGNVTDVFFRMPGSKLSDTTTSVVMERRLSQDQCHESCLMNCSCTACEISSLDESESGCIMLLANSNPSMPPYLGREPPFTAVEPSSSRVPPASPVSRGGEPPASPVSRGGASPVSRGGEQPGNTNRPQVQTSNQSSARSGHLTAIYIGVPAALLIFLLVCIACCVCIARCVGRRRKRKSSVVKELEEKDLDLPLFDLDTVLAATNNFSAENKLGQGGFGPVYKGKLVDGQEIAVKRLSKTSTQGITEFKNEVVIIAKLQHQNLVRLLGCCIQKGERMLIYEYMPNGSLDAFLFAKRMLLDWKTRYNIIVGIARGLLYLHHDSRLKIIHRDLKTSNILLDKDNIPKISDFGLARIFGGDEPEINTRKVVGTYGYMSPEYAMNGTFSIKSDVFSFGVLLLEIVSGKKNREVYNSNYLNLLGHIWSLWKEDKSLQIADESIDHSFSVAEVMRCIKIGLLCVQERPQDRPTMPLVVIMLGSDSPIPEPKQPGFVAALDSSYSSIGMQYPISINDASNTTLEGR
- the LOC122040696 gene encoding G-type lectin S-receptor-like serine/threonine-protein kinase At4g27290 isoform X3; translation: MMQFRRVSSCRLSIFLLHLLLAGFISPTIEAGNLLIPGQPLYDDGASLISSDGRFELGFFSPAGSGRRYIGIWYRNISQTPVWVANRLRPIDGRSGRLSLSGEGMLVIASNNSTTIWSSSTMTRLTNPEATLFDDGNFAVREAGNDEPDSFAWQSFDFPTDTLLPGMKLGWDLTTRLNRNLTSWASADDPSPGDYTLGIDLQGDPQLFLWSGTQQRHWRGGPWNGLHFSGGQGMSDPKLFNATFVVDPHQVIYSFNLLHPSTISVLVIDHSGVLQRRVWVDGARAWNVTWNVPTDSCDMMSICGVIAVGSPNAPPVQMCRCLPGFLVNNSESWKPGNTPYGCLRKFPSNCGNVTDVFFRMPGSKLSDTTTSVVMERRLSQDQCHESCLMNCSCTACEISSLDESESGCIMWVGNITDLKLYNSSLGGEDLYIYVRLMGRKDLHVRLLANSNPSMPPYLGREPPFTAVEPSSSRVPPASPVSRGGEPPASPVSRGGASPVSRGGEQPGNTNRPQESSVVKELEEKDLDLPLFDLDTVLAATNNFSAENKLGQGGFGPVYKGKLVDGQEIAVKRLSKTSTQGITEFKNEVVIIAKLQHQNLVRLLGCCIQKGERMLIYEYMPNGSLDAFLFAKRMLLDWKTRYNIIVGIARGLLYLHHDSRLKIIHRDLKTSNILLDKDNIPKISDFGLARIFGGDEPEINTRKVVGTYGYMSPEYAMNGTFSIKSDVFSFGVLLLEIVSGKKNREVYNSNYLNLLGHIWSLWKEDKSLQIADESIDHSFSVAEVMRCIKIGLLCVQERPQDRPTMPLVVIMLGSDSPIPEPKQPGFVAALDSSYSSIGMQYPISINDASNTTLEGR
- the LOC122040696 gene encoding G-type lectin S-receptor-like serine/threonine-protein kinase At4g27290 isoform X1, with amino-acid sequence MMQFRRVSSCRLSIFLLHLLLAGFISPTIEAGNLLIPGQPLYDDGASLISSDGRFELGFFSPAGSGRRYIGIWYRNISQTPVWVANRLRPIDGRSGRLSLSGEGMLVIASNNSTTIWSSSTMTRLTNPEATLFDDGNFAVREAGNDEPDSFAWQSFDFPTDTLLPGMKLGWDLTTRLNRNLTSWASADDPSPGDYTLGIDLQGDPQLFLWSGTQQRHWRGGPWNGLHFSGGQGMSDPKLFNATFVVDPHQVIYSFNLLHPSTISVLVIDHSGVLQRRVWVDGARAWNVTWNVPTDSCDMMSICGVIAVGSPNAPPVQMCRCLPGFLVNNSESWKPGNTPYGCLRKFPSNCGNVTDVFFRMPGSKLSDTTTSVVMERRLSQDQCHESCLMNCSCTACEISSLDESESGCIMWVGNITDLKLYNSSLGGEDLYIYVRLMGRKDLHVRLLANSNPSMPPYLGREPPFTAVEPSSSRVPPASPVSRGGEPPASPVSRGGASPVSRGGEQPGNTNRPQVQTSNQSSARSGHLTAIYIGVPAALLIFLLVCIACCVCIARCVGRRRKRKSSVVKELEEKDLDLPLFDLDTVLAATNNFSAENKLGQGGFGPVYKGKLVDGQEIAVKRLSKTSTQGITEFKNEVVIIAKLQHQNLVRLLGCCIQKGERMLIYEYMPNGSLDAFLFAKRMLLDWKTRYNIIVGIARGLLYLHHDSRLKIIHRDLKTSNILLDKDNIPKISDFGLARIFGGDEPEINTRKVVGTYGYMSPEYAMNGTFSIKSDVFSFGVLLLEIVSGKKNREVYNSNYLNLLGHIWSLWKEDKSLQIADESIDHSFSVAEVMRCIKIGLLCVQERPQDRPTMPLVVIMLGSDSPIPEPKQPGFVAALDSSYSSIGMQYPISINDASNTTLEGR